The following are from one region of the Arthrobacter sp. TMP15 genome:
- the pyk gene encoding pyruvate kinase, whose product MRRAKIVATFGPAIASYENTLAVLEAGVNVARMNMSHGDYTVHQNTYENVRKAAEALGKPVAIMADLQGPKIRLGRFANGEGYDLAVGDVFTITTEDVPGTKDICSTTLKSLTEDVKVGDIMLIDDGKVSVRATAVDAIKVVTEVTVPGKVSNNKGINLPGVAVNVPALSEKDEDDLRWALECGVDLVALSFVRDAADIQRVHEIMDEEGRRVPVIAKIEKPQAVANLEAIVDAFDAIMVARGDLGVELPLEDVPLVQKKCVEMARRWAKPVIVATQVLESMIESPRPTRAEASDCANAVLDGADAVMLSGETSVGKFPIETVKVMARIIEAAEEDAGMKLIPSLGSQPRTRGGVITAAAVQIANQLDAKYIAAFTQSGDSAYRLSRLRPAKQVFAFTPDERVRNQLALAWGIEPVLVPMVAHTDAMTEQVDAVLLQKGLVEEGDMVVIAAGSPPGQAGSTNLVKAHVVGDQADTAKTGSARGTKEKIGPWPTD is encoded by the coding sequence TTGAGACGCGCAAAAATTGTTGCGACTTTCGGGCCGGCAATCGCCAGCTATGAAAACACACTTGCGGTACTGGAGGCGGGCGTTAACGTAGCCCGCATGAACATGAGCCACGGCGATTACACCGTGCATCAGAACACGTATGAGAACGTGCGCAAGGCCGCAGAGGCCTTGGGCAAGCCGGTTGCCATCATGGCTGACCTGCAGGGCCCGAAGATCCGTTTGGGTCGCTTCGCCAACGGCGAGGGATACGACCTGGCCGTGGGTGATGTTTTCACGATCACCACAGAAGATGTCCCCGGTACCAAGGACATTTGCTCCACCACTTTGAAGTCGCTTACTGAGGACGTCAAAGTTGGGGACATCATGCTGATCGATGACGGCAAGGTCTCCGTGCGGGCCACAGCCGTTGACGCCATCAAGGTAGTCACCGAAGTGACTGTGCCGGGCAAGGTTTCTAACAACAAGGGCATCAACTTACCCGGTGTTGCTGTGAACGTTCCGGCCTTGAGTGAAAAAGATGAAGACGATCTGCGCTGGGCCCTTGAATGTGGCGTTGACTTGGTTGCTTTGTCGTTTGTCCGTGATGCAGCTGATATCCAGCGTGTCCACGAGATCATGGATGAAGAAGGCCGTCGCGTTCCGGTGATCGCCAAGATCGAGAAGCCACAGGCAGTTGCCAACCTGGAAGCCATTGTTGACGCGTTTGACGCCATCATGGTTGCTCGTGGTGACTTGGGTGTGGAGCTTCCCTTGGAAGATGTCCCACTGGTACAGAAGAAGTGTGTTGAAATGGCACGCCGCTGGGCCAAGCCCGTCATCGTAGCAACCCAGGTACTTGAATCCATGATCGAAAGCCCGCGGCCCACCCGTGCGGAGGCTTCCGACTGTGCAAATGCTGTGCTCGACGGCGCGGACGCAGTCATGCTCTCCGGAGAGACAAGCGTTGGCAAGTTCCCGATCGAGACCGTCAAGGTCATGGCGCGCATCATTGAAGCAGCCGAAGAAGACGCAGGCATGAAGCTGATTCCGAGCCTGGGTTCGCAGCCGCGGACCCGCGGCGGTGTCATCACGGCAGCGGCTGTGCAGATCGCCAACCAGCTCGATGCCAAGTACATTGCAGCGTTCACGCAGTCAGGTGACTCGGCCTACCGTTTGTCCAGGCTCCGCCCGGCCAAGCAGGTCTTTGCGTTCACTCCGGATGAGCGTGTACGCAATCAGCTCGCGCTTGCATGGGGCATCGAGCCCGTGCTGGTTCCGATGGTAGCCCACACTGATGCCATGACCGAGCAGGTTGACGCTGTTCTCTTGCAGAAGGGTCTCGTGGAAGAAGGCGACATGGTTGTTATTGCAGCCGGTTCCCCTCCCGGACAGGCTGGTTCCACGAACCTTGTCAAGGCACACGTTGTTGGCGACCAGGCCGACACTGCCAAGACCGGCAGTGCCCGTGGGACCAAGGAAAAGATTGGTCCTTGGCCCACTGACTAA